From Micromonospora sp. NBC_01699, a single genomic window includes:
- a CDS encoding alpha/beta fold hydrolase, with the protein MSSRVEPRTWRMTVNGIRTPVREVGPGDDREAVVFLHGNPGSGADWLGLLGRVGGFSRAVAWDAPGFGQADKPSDFPQDVDNHAAFVAAALDQLGIERAHLVLHDFGGLWGLAWAATDAARFASVVLADTGLLVDYRWHRLARIWQTPGLGELFMAATTGPAFRALLRQGNPRGLPRDFTDRMYDDFDRGTRAAVLRLYRSAIDIGTPSRRLSAALRPLNRPALVLWGAHDPYLPKTLARQQRETFPDAEVVVLDRSGHWPFVDDPDRCGDLVAGFLRRVRTTDPRP; encoded by the coding sequence ATGAGCAGTCGGGTCGAACCGCGCACCTGGCGGATGACGGTCAACGGTATCCGCACGCCGGTCCGTGAGGTCGGGCCGGGCGACGACCGGGAGGCCGTCGTCTTCCTCCACGGCAACCCCGGTTCCGGCGCCGACTGGCTCGGCCTGCTGGGCCGGGTGGGTGGCTTCAGCCGCGCCGTCGCCTGGGACGCGCCCGGCTTCGGCCAGGCCGACAAGCCGTCGGACTTCCCGCAGGACGTCGACAACCACGCCGCCTTCGTCGCCGCCGCCCTCGACCAGCTCGGCATCGAACGCGCACATCTCGTGCTGCACGACTTCGGCGGGCTGTGGGGCCTGGCCTGGGCGGCAACCGACGCGGCCCGGTTCGCCAGCGTCGTACTCGCCGACACCGGGCTGTTGGTGGACTACCGCTGGCACCGGCTGGCCCGGATCTGGCAGACACCCGGACTGGGCGAACTGTTCATGGCCGCCACCACCGGGCCCGCGTTCCGGGCCCTGCTCAGGCAGGGCAACCCGCGCGGGCTGCCGCGCGACTTCACCGACCGGATGTACGACGACTTCGACCGGGGGACCCGAGCGGCGGTGCTGCGGCTCTACCGGTCGGCGATCGACATCGGGACCCCGAGCAGGCGACTGTCCGCCGCGTTGCGGCCGTTGAACCGACCGGCGTTGGTGCTGTGGGGCGCACACGACCCGTACCTGCCGAAGACACTGGCCCGGCAGCAGCGCGAGACGTTCCCGGACGCGGAGGTGGTGGTCCTCGACCGCAGCGGGCACTGGCCGTTCGTGGACGACCCGGACCGCTGCGGGGACCTTGTCGCCGGGTTCCTCCGACGGGTACGGACGACCGACCCGCGGCCGTGA
- a CDS encoding class I SAM-dependent methyltransferase, whose protein sequence is MPTTSPSAAPDGADLPPYRHRGVAESFGVDPGRYDRTRPDYPDDLIRRIAASSPGSEVLDVGCGTGIASRQLQAAGCAVVGVEPDPRMATWARQRGLAVEMATFESWDPAGRTFDAVVAGQTWHWVDPVAGAAKAAEALRPGGRFAAFWNVDQPPADLAEAFAEVYRRVLPDSPMTGRMRAVGPDAYDPLCATAADGIRQTGAFGEPERWRDDWQRTYTREAWLDLLPTQGLHTNLPAATLDRLLVGVGAAIDAVGGSFPMRYTTVTVTATRS, encoded by the coding sequence GTGCCCACTACATCGCCGAGTGCCGCCCCGGACGGGGCCGACCTCCCGCCGTATCGCCACCGCGGGGTGGCCGAGTCGTTCGGCGTCGACCCCGGCCGGTACGACCGCACCCGGCCCGACTATCCCGACGACCTGATCCGGCGGATCGCCGCCAGCAGTCCGGGGTCGGAGGTGCTCGATGTCGGTTGCGGCACCGGCATCGCGTCCCGACAGTTACAGGCCGCCGGCTGTGCCGTCGTCGGCGTCGAACCCGACCCGCGGATGGCCACCTGGGCGCGCCAACGTGGCCTCGCCGTCGAGATGGCGACGTTCGAGAGCTGGGATCCGGCCGGTCGGACGTTCGACGCGGTCGTCGCCGGCCAGACCTGGCACTGGGTCGACCCGGTGGCCGGTGCCGCGAAGGCGGCCGAGGCGTTGCGGCCGGGCGGCCGGTTCGCCGCCTTCTGGAACGTCGACCAGCCGCCGGCCGACCTCGCGGAGGCGTTCGCCGAGGTGTATCGGCGGGTGCTGCCGGACTCGCCCATGACCGGCCGGATGCGGGCGGTCGGCCCGGACGCGTACGACCCGTTGTGTGCGACAGCCGCCGACGGGATCCGGCAGACGGGCGCGTTCGGCGAACCCGAGCGGTGGCGGGACGACTGGCAACGCACGTACACCCGCGAAGCCTGGCTGGATCTGCTGCCCACCCAGGGGCTGCACACCAACCTCCCGGCCGCGACACTCGACCGACTGCTCGTCGGCGTCGGAGCCGCGATCGACGCGGTGGGCGGCAGCTTCCCGATGCGGTACACCACGGTGACCGTCACGGCGACGCGCTCCTGA